The genomic interval CTTCAAGAGGCCTTCAGCTGAATAAGGAAATATCGTCTGATATCTCGTTCTTTGACCCTCCATCAATAATCCCCACTTCCCTTCATCTCTCAGGGCTTGTTGCAAAGAAACTGGGTAGACAGGTTGGAAAAGGTCTGGAAGAAAGAGATGCTGCTGTGAGGGCAGGAGCTGATGGTGCAATGATACTTGTAGTGAACGAAGGAAGGATAATCATGCCTGGCGTTTCAGACCTCTCCGTAGAGCATCCAGACCACTATAGAGCGCTTATGCAGACGGCAAAGCCCGAAGAAGAAGATCTGCTTGTGATAGCCTGGGCAAAGGAACAGAAGATTGCGAAGAAAGCTGCCTTGGCTGTGGTAACCTGGCTTCTGGAAAGAAGCTCCAGACTTTGATTCTCAAAAATTGCAACTTCAGGTATTACTGGTAGCAATATTTGATTCTTGTTAATATAACACCTTGCAGAATCCCAGACCATGAGCTCAGAGCAGAGGCTGGTCGGCGAGGTTGTGCTGAAGGATGGGTCAACTGTTCATGTCAGAGAGGTTGTGCAGGAAGACAAGGAGCTGCTGAGAGAATTCCTGAATTCTCTCTCGTCTGAAACAATTGCCAACAGGTTCTTTGGAATAGGCATAGACAGAGAAGCGGCTCTGTCAGTCCTGATTCCCAAGTCCAACGACTATGCTCTTGTTGCTCTCAGGGAAGGAAGGATAATAGCCCATGCTTGCTACCATATTACATCCGACAAGAGGGCTGAGGCTGCCGTAGTTGTAGCGGATAGCTATCAGGGGAAGGGTCTTGGCACCATACTCCTGGGACAGCTTGTCCAGCATGCTGAAAGAAAGGGGATACTGGTCTTCGATGCTTATGTGCAGCCTGAGAACTACAGGATGATAAGCGTACTGAGGAAGCTTGGCTACCAGGTTTCTCTGAAGGCTGAGCCTGGAGCAATAAAGGCAAGCTTCACAATCTCCTCAATTCATGAGCTCGAATCTGTCTTCGACCAGCTTGAAGCAAAAGCTGCCTCTGCAGCTGTCAGGTCATTCCTGTTTCCCAGAGGTGTTGCGGTAATCGGAGCATCAAGAGATAGAACCTCTATAGGCGGGGAACTC from Conexivisphaerales archaeon carries:
- a CDS encoding DUF4443 domain-containing protein, whose protein sequence is MSQSILLQRKSEGLKLWFEVLKQIAYAEAKGPSPSFDIADIILAMITIDNTFIGRKRLALALGLGEGAIRTLISRLKESGLLETLASGCRLTSRGLQLNKEISSDISFFDPPSIIPTSLHLSGLVAKKLGRQVGKGLEERDAAVRAGADGAMILVVNEGRIIMPGVSDLSVEHPDHYRALMQTAKPEEEDLLVIAWAKEQKIAKKAALAVVTWLLERSSRL